Proteins from a single region of Palaemon carinicauda isolate YSFRI2023 chromosome 32, ASM3689809v2, whole genome shotgun sequence:
- the LOC137625678 gene encoding tigger transposable element-derived protein 1-like produces the protein MMMVNEKVKLLDMLKAGSSYVSFANNYGGNEWTVRYIKKDEIKIRNTVTFSKDTKRIVTPCNKTIVQMENALSMWISDCQEKKVSFDTNMIRTRAKTLYDSLVPEGKLNEDDGEDNDKDDPAPQEKRGFVTSKGWFEKFKRRFGLRSVPLYGEATSADQEAALCYVEDEFPKLIKEGGYLTELVFDMDETGLFWKRMPSRRFLYQDEVKTPGFNAHKYRVTLLMCGNAAGFMP, from the coding sequence atgatgatggtgaacgagaaagtgaaattattggacatgcttaaggcaggcagtagctatgtgTCTTTTGCTAACAATTACGGAGGGAATGAATGgacggttcgctacataaaaaaagatgaaattaaaataCGTAATACtgtaacgttctccaaggacactaagcgcaTTGTGACTCCTtgtaataagacgattgtgcaaatggagaatgcgttatcaatgtggatatcggactgtcaggaaaagaaggttagtttcgataccaacatgattcgaaccagAGCCAAAACCTTGTATGATAGCCTCGTTCCTGAAGGAAAATTGAACGAAGACGACGGTGAGGATAACGACAAAGATGATCCTGCCCCAcaagaaaaacgtggttttgttaccagcaagggctggttcgagaaattcaagaggaggtttggccttcgcagcgttcctttgtatggCGAGGCCACCTcagcagaccaagaggcagctctttgttacgtcgaggacgagtttccgaaattaattaaagaaggtggctatctcacTGAGCTGGTGTTTGATATGGATGAGACTGgtctcttctggaagaggatgccatcCCGGAGGTTCCTTTACCAGGACGAAGTAAAGACGCCAGGGTTCAATGCACACAAATATCGTGTCACTCTCCTCATGTGTGGGAATGCCGCGGGCTTTATGCCCTAG